The Aurantiacibacter gangjinensis genome includes a region encoding these proteins:
- a CDS encoding thiolase family protein, protein MTDVVIAGYVRSPFHPAYKGALAKTRPDDLAANTIRGLVEKTGVKPEDIEDIVMGCAFPEGEQGFNIARLVGLLADLPLDVGGITMNRFCGSSMSSIHYAAGQIAMGAGDVFICAGVEGMSRVPMTGFNPMPNPELAKKSAAYLGMGDTAENVAKKYEISREEQEAFAVKSQQKAGKALENNAFDDEIVPFTLPDGTVVDKDGTPRPSTTAEDLAGLKLAFDQNGTVTAGTSSPLTDGAVAVLVCSADYAAANGLKVMAKIKSMAISGCAPEIMGIGPVGASQKALERAGLTIDDIDIVELNEAFSSQSIATIRDLGVDEAKLNLDGGAIAIGHPLGATGARIVGKAASLLQREGKKYSLSTQCIGGGQGIATILEAV, encoded by the coding sequence ATGACCGATGTCGTAATTGCAGGGTATGTCCGCTCCCCCTTCCACCCCGCATATAAGGGCGCGCTGGCGAAAACCCGCCCCGACGATCTGGCGGCGAACACCATTCGTGGCCTGGTGGAAAAGACCGGCGTAAAGCCGGAGGATATTGAAGACATCGTGATGGGCTGCGCCTTTCCCGAAGGCGAGCAGGGCTTCAATATCGCCCGCCTCGTCGGCCTGCTTGCAGACCTGCCACTGGATGTGGGCGGCATCACCATGAACCGCTTCTGCGGCTCATCCATGAGCAGCATCCATTATGCTGCCGGTCAGATCGCCATGGGCGCGGGCGATGTGTTTATCTGCGCAGGCGTTGAAGGCATGAGCCGCGTTCCGATGACCGGCTTCAACCCGATGCCCAATCCGGAACTCGCCAAGAAGAGTGCGGCCTATCTCGGCATGGGCGACACGGCTGAGAATGTAGCGAAGAAGTACGAGATCAGCCGCGAAGAGCAGGAAGCCTTTGCCGTGAAAAGCCAGCAGAAGGCTGGCAAGGCGCTGGAGAATAATGCCTTCGATGACGAGATCGTGCCCTTCACTCTGCCCGACGGTACCGTTGTCGACAAGGATGGCACGCCCCGCCCCTCCACCACGGCGGAAGACCTCGCGGGCCTGAAGCTGGCCTTCGACCAGAACGGCACCGTTACCGCAGGCACTTCCAGCCCATTGACCGATGGCGCCGTCGCCGTGCTGGTATGTTCGGCTGACTATGCCGCTGCAAATGGCCTCAAGGTCATGGCGAAGATCAAGAGCATGGCCATTTCCGGCTGCGCGCCGGAGATCATGGGTATCGGCCCGGTCGGTGCCAGCCAGAAAGCGCTGGAGCGTGCGGGCCTTACCATCGACGATATCGATATCGTCGAACTGAACGAAGCCTTCTCCAGTCAGTCCATCGCCACGATCCGCGATCTGGGCGTGGACGAGGCCAAGCTGAACCTAGATGGCGGCGCAATCGCCATCGGCCACCCGCTGGGCGCCACCGGCGCGCGCATCGTGGGCAAGGCTGCCAGCCTGCTGCAGCGTGAAGGCAAAAAGTACTCGCTTTCCACCCAGTGCATTGGCGGCGGCCAGGGCATCGCTACGATCCTGGAGGCCGTATAA
- a CDS encoding long-chain-fatty-acid--CoA ligase: MVEVPEGFRLMDTSRFTDSEGNIRPRLLTELLDHAVSNYPERVCVDFLGREWTYGEIGDLVDRVATGLQARGLKPGDRFGLCLPNTPYSVIMYYAVLRAGGMVVNINPLYSTSEVEFLILNSGAKMIAVPDLEMLHEKVAAAWGKADDDGNVLLEHIVLCPMADVLSFWKSVGLRTLKRSSLAKKQSGVSYIHYSDLAAHPANPAKVEQTPDDVAVLQYTGGTTGRPKGAMLTHAGLAANSAQMMLHIGVVRDQQERTLGVLPLFHVFALTCVLNFGIDTASELVLLPRFEMDEVLKTVKRKPPTQMFGVPTIYNALGSLPDDKVPDLSSVLTSCSGGAPLPLDVRTKFEKRTGALVSEGYGLTEASPIITSNPLLGRQPNKENSTGPAFPQTVIEIRDPETGEMMPQGEKGEICARGPQLMKGYWNRPNATKETFVDGALRTGDIGYLDGDGYLFIVDRIKDLILCSGYNVYPRVIEDAAYEHPAVKEAIAIGIPDDYRGEAPKLFIALHDDEELDAGTLEAFLKMRLNPIEMPDAYEFRDELPKTLVGKLEKKELVAEEKAKYEARKAAQGDGAADAG; encoded by the coding sequence ATGGTCGAGGTGCCCGAAGGGTTCCGCCTGATGGATACGAGCCGGTTTACCGATAGCGAGGGCAACATTCGCCCGCGCCTTTTGACCGAGCTTCTCGACCACGCCGTGTCCAACTATCCGGAAAGGGTCTGCGTCGATTTCCTCGGCCGCGAATGGACCTATGGCGAGATCGGAGACCTGGTGGACCGCGTGGCGACCGGCCTGCAGGCGCGCGGACTTAAGCCCGGCGACCGGTTCGGCCTGTGTCTGCCCAACACGCCCTATTCCGTGATCATGTATTATGCCGTTCTCCGTGCCGGTGGCATGGTGGTGAACATCAATCCTCTCTACTCCACCAGCGAGGTGGAGTTCCTGATTCTGAACTCCGGCGCGAAGATGATCGCCGTGCCCGATCTGGAAATGCTGCACGAGAAAGTGGCAGCGGCATGGGGCAAGGCGGATGATGATGGCAACGTGCTGCTCGAACACATCGTACTGTGCCCGATGGCAGACGTGCTGTCTTTCTGGAAATCGGTGGGTCTTCGCACGCTGAAGCGATCTTCCCTCGCGAAGAAGCAGTCCGGTGTTTCCTATATCCACTATAGCGACCTTGCCGCGCACCCGGCCAATCCTGCGAAAGTGGAGCAGACGCCCGACGATGTGGCGGTGCTGCAATATACCGGCGGCACGACCGGCAGGCCCAAAGGCGCCATGCTTACTCATGCCGGCTTAGCCGCCAATTCCGCGCAGATGATGCTGCATATCGGCGTGGTGCGCGACCAGCAGGAGCGCACACTGGGCGTCTTGCCGCTATTCCACGTCTTTGCTCTTACTTGCGTGCTGAATTTCGGCATCGATACTGCGTCGGAACTGGTGCTGCTTCCGCGCTTCGAGATGGACGAGGTGCTGAAAACGGTGAAGCGCAAACCCCCGACGCAGATGTTCGGGGTGCCGACGATTTACAACGCGCTCGGCTCGCTACCTGATGATAAGGTGCCGGACCTGTCCAGCGTTTTGACAAGCTGCTCGGGCGGTGCTCCACTCCCGTTGGACGTCCGCACCAAATTCGAGAAGCGCACCGGAGCGCTGGTATCCGAAGGCTACGGCCTGACCGAAGCCTCCCCCATCATCACCAGCAACCCGCTGCTTGGTCGCCAGCCGAACAAGGAGAACTCGACCGGTCCGGCCTTCCCTCAAACCGTCATCGAAATCCGTGATCCCGAGACTGGCGAGATGATGCCACAGGGCGAAAAGGGCGAAATTTGCGCGCGCGGACCGCAGCTGATGAAAGGCTATTGGAACAGGCCGAATGCAACAAAAGAAACCTTCGTCGATGGGGCGCTGCGCACAGGCGATATCGGCTATCTGGACGGTGACGGTTACCTGTTCATCGTCGACCGTATCAAAGATTTGATCCTGTGCAGCGGATACAATGTCTATCCGCGCGTGATCGAGGATGCGGCTTACGAACATCCGGCCGTAAAAGAGGCGATCGCCATCGGCATTCCAGACGATTATCGCGGCGAAGCCCCAAAGCTCTTCATCGCGCTGCATGACGATGAGGAGCTGGATGCCGGCACGCTCGAAGCCTTTCTGAAGATGCGCCTCAATCCCATAGAAATGCCCGACGCCTACGAGTTCCGCGACGAGCTGCCCAAGACGCTGGTCGGCAAACTGGAGAAGAAGGAATTGGTGGCGGAGGAAAAGGCCAAGTACGAAGCACGCAAGGCTGCCCAAGGGGATGGAGCTGCCGATGCCGGATAG
- a CDS encoding MerR family transcriptional regulator, with protein MPDSVATMNEAQGNEPLKSIAEAAEALSVTQRTLRFYEDKGLIAPQRVGTMRAYSKREMGRMQLILRGKRLGFSIREIGEFLSLYDEDDTQKVEQMRHLQMQINQRLTELEEQQSAIQQTIRELKQMDAEAQDKIARLKAQR; from the coding sequence ATGCCGGATAGCGTCGCAACCATGAACGAGGCTCAGGGTAACGAGCCACTCAAATCCATTGCCGAGGCCGCCGAAGCGCTCAGCGTCACTCAGCGGACATTGCGCTTTTACGAAGACAAAGGCCTGATCGCACCGCAGCGCGTGGGCACGATGCGCGCTTATTCGAAACGCGAAATGGGCCGGATGCAGCTGATCCTGCGCGGCAAGCGGCTTGGCTTCTCGATCCGCGAGATCGGCGAGTTCCTCTCGCTTTATGACGAGGACGACACCCAGAAAGTCGAGCAGATGCGGCACCTGCAGATGCAGATCAACCAGCGCCTCACGGAGCTGGAAGAGCAGCAGAGCGCGATCCAGCAGACCATTCGCGAACTCAAGCAGATGGATGCCGAAGCGCAGGACAAGATCGCCCGGCTCAAGGCCCAGCGTTAG
- the cpdR gene encoding cell cycle two-component system response regulator CpdR — MIRILLAEDDTAMRTYLKRALEQAGFSVMAVSCGTEALPLIQTEIYDLLLSDIVMPEMDGIELAQRCNEISPSTKVMFITGFAAVSLKANREAPHAKMLSKPFHLKDLVMEVERMFEDSAALML, encoded by the coding sequence ATGATCCGAATTTTGCTGGCCGAAGACGATACCGCGATGCGCACCTATTTGAAGCGCGCGCTGGAGCAGGCTGGCTTTTCGGTCATGGCAGTTTCCTGCGGCACGGAAGCGCTGCCGCTGATCCAGACCGAGATCTACGATCTGCTGCTGAGCGACATCGTGATGCCGGAAATGGACGGGATCGAGCTGGCCCAGCGCTGCAACGAGATAAGCCCTTCTACCAAGGTGATGTTCATCACCGGCTTCGCCGCGGTTTCCCTGAAAGCCAACCGCGAAGCGCCGCATGCGAAGATGCTGTCCAAGCCCTTCCACCTCAAAGACCTGGTCATGGAAGTGGAGCGCATGTTCGAGGATAGCGCAGCGCTGATGCTGTAA
- a CDS encoding N-formylglutamate amidohydrolase has product MQHGAFPRDDSQAICGGSIPEGDGRPAFVLRRPPHFAIPILIAVPHAGRDYPASLLSRMRLADEAAPRLEDRYVDLIARKVADATGAALLVANAPRAMIDLNRSPDDVDWEMIAGARARTQRSRLAAGRRSRSGLGLVPRRLPGIGELWNQRIRAAELKARIDQVHSPYHLALTRTLESLRDRWGAALLVDMHSMPPLGPKTGEGRAADFVIGDRFGGSCESALVAAALGHLDAAGAHVVHNRPYAGGYVLDRHGAPARGLSAMQLEICRATYLDAGLREPSAGVDEVAQTVTGLIRRLADQMTRGAQGFAQAAE; this is encoded by the coding sequence GTGCAGCACGGTGCTTTTCCCCGAGACGATTCGCAGGCCATTTGCGGCGGGAGCATCCCTGAAGGCGACGGACGCCCCGCTTTCGTGCTGCGCCGCCCGCCGCATTTTGCCATCCCGATCCTCATCGCCGTGCCCCATGCCGGGCGCGATTATCCGGCCAGCCTGTTGTCACGCATGCGACTGGCAGATGAAGCGGCGCCGCGGCTGGAGGATCGCTATGTCGACCTGATCGCGCGCAAGGTGGCCGACGCCACAGGTGCCGCGCTGCTGGTGGCCAATGCGCCGCGCGCGATGATCGATCTCAACCGTTCCCCCGACGATGTGGACTGGGAAATGATCGCAGGAGCTCGTGCCCGAACGCAAAGGAGCCGGCTGGCGGCAGGTCGCCGCTCTCGCAGCGGGTTGGGATTGGTTCCGCGCCGCCTGCCTGGGATTGGCGAATTGTGGAACCAGCGCATCCGCGCCGCCGAGCTGAAAGCACGGATCGACCAGGTTCATTCGCCCTATCATCTGGCGCTGACGCGAACGCTGGAGAGCCTGCGCGACCGGTGGGGCGCTGCGCTATTGGTCGATATGCACTCCATGCCGCCGCTCGGACCGAAAACGGGCGAGGGAAGGGCAGCCGATTTCGTGATCGGAGACAGGTTCGGCGGATCCTGCGAAAGCGCCCTCGTCGCCGCTGCGCTGGGTCATCTCGATGCGGCGGGTGCGCATGTCGTGCACAACCGGCCCTATGCGGGTGGCTATGTGCTTGATCGCCACGGCGCTCCGGCGCGCGGACTGTCGGCGATGCAGCTGGAAATCTGCCGCGCGACCTATCTCGATGCTGGCTTGCGTGAACCGTCCGCCGGGGTCGACGAGGTGGCGCAGACCGTGACCGGCCTCATCCGACGTCTGGCCGACCAGATGACCCGCGGCGCGCAAGGTTTCGCGCAAGCGGCCGAATAG